Proteins from a single region of Penaeus monodon isolate SGIC_2016 chromosome 12, NSTDA_Pmon_1, whole genome shotgun sequence:
- the LOC119579248 gene encoding uncharacterized protein LOC119579248 isoform X2, which translates to MVWALNGGRAELPCAPDTKVAKDSPQIVLWYRASNTTPVYSYDARSGEFENGERWTDGDSLGKRAYFSVLTEPPVLVLDPAHARDEGVYKCRVDYRYSSSTYRIVNLTIVGESGMEVMYFGSCNLYPVSCIF; encoded by the exons ATGGTCTGGGCACTGAACGGCGGGCGTGCTGAGCTGCCCTGCGCACCTGACACCAAGGTAGCCAAGGATAGCCCGCAGATAGTCCTATGGTATCGGGCTAGTAACACAACACCAGTCTATAG CTACGACGCCCGCTCGGGAGAATTCGAGAACGGGGAGCGATGGACCGACGGAGATTCCCTCGGGAAACGAGCGTACTTCTCCGTACTCACCGAGCCGCCCGTGCTGGTGCTCGACCCCGCTCACGCCAGGGACGAGGGCGTCTACAAGTGCAGGGTGGACTATCGGTACTCGTCATCCACGTACAGAATAGTCAACCTCACTATTGTCGGTGAGTCTGGAATGGAGGTTATGTATTTCGGATCTTGTAACCTGTATCCTGTATCGTGTATCTTCTAG